From the genome of Candidatus Thermoplasmatota archaeon:
AGCAGCCTTATCACCACGATTCAAAACAGGGGTATACTGTTTAATTGAACCATCCTCATCCTGCAAAACAATAATACCAAAAGACTCACCATCAAGAATGCCCCAGGCACTATCATTCAAAACCGTAAATATATTACCAGATGTACCATCCTTACTCTTAAAAACA
Proteins encoded in this window:
- a CDS encoding flagellin; translated protein: VFKSKDGTSGNIFTVLNDSAWGILDGESFGIIVLQDEDGSIKQYTPVLNRGDKAALLVRCNSSATFGDMIPPRTNVWGQVKPESGAPGVISFTTPMSYPQASYIFDLQ